Proteins from one Mus pahari chromosome 10, PAHARI_EIJ_v1.1, whole genome shotgun sequence genomic window:
- the C10H11orf97 gene encoding uncharacterized protein C11orf97 homolog, producing MRRQEALVVTAGTASEAGRDGEQPKPAGLGCRARAEPGGPQESRQQWKTFLYCEPHKRIKEVLEEELSIKRDECHVKSPPAVALDGIWSIRRNLPVGGTTSGQQSRNSSLPQAKYYSRHGGLRR from the exons ATGAGGCGGCAGGAGGCGCTGGTGGTGACGGCAGGGACAGCCTCGGAGGCGGGCCGCGACGGGGAGCAGCCTAAGCCGGCAGGGCTGGGGTGCCGCGCGCGTGCCGAGCCTGGTGGCCCCCAAGAGTCTCGCCAACAAT GGAAGACGTTTCTATACTGTGAGCCGCATAAGAGAATCAAGGAGGTTTTGGAAGAAGAACTTTCTATCAAGAGGGATGAATGCCATGTGAAAAGCCCACCTGCAG TGGCCCTGGATGGAATCTGGAGCATTCGGAGGAATCTCCCCGTGGGAGGCACCACATCAGGACAGCAGAGCAGAAACAGCTCACTCCCTCAAGCCAAGTACTACTCAAGGCACGGAGGACTGAGAA